TCCTCTTCGAACCCATCCGCGGAGAGGCTGCTCGCTCAGGATGGGTGCTGCGCTCTGAGGGCGCAATCCGTGCGTAATTGTGGATAGACTGAATGGAGACCCGCGGTGGGAGTTTAAACTAAATGGAAAGCCTTGTTTTTAATTCTGAATAGATTACATTTTATGAGCAACAGTTGATCATTCATCATTTCCCTTTTTTCATAGAAAACGGCGCGCAATATTGATACAGAGGAAATTTTGCGAAATAAGCGTTTAATTTTGAGGAGTACGCCAAATTAGTTGGATCTTTTGTTGATaggatgactctaaattgtacCATTCGAATCATGTGTTGACTGGCTGGTTGATAAATGTCCTCCAAAAATAATGTCAGGGCAATAAGCAACAGCTTTGGCTTTGAATGAAGTCGCCTCTTGATTTGGAAATTGCTGAATAAGACAGGATGCAGCACACATCCAGAAAGGCTGTGTGCGCTCGGAGCACCACTCCTTTTGTTACAGATGCTTGACTAGAAAGTGGAGATGGCAGCCTGCTATCACACAggaggggagagacagaggctcGGAGCCAGTGGTGCGCCccggggagacagagagggaggcttGGTGCTGTTCTCTCTAGCTGCTTTTTAGAGTTGGGATTTTGAGAAAACATACAATTCAGAACCTGGTGtagattttatatatttttaggaATTAATCCCTGGATCTGCTGGACTAATGAGCATCTGCTGTTTTAATGAGCAGCTGCTTTGCTTTGGCGCTCCGCTGTTGGAGCGAGCAGGCACCGACCCCTTGCGATACAGTTGAGGCACTGCGTTCACTCTCGCTCGAGATATGAATGAAATCCAGAGTGAACAGATGAGGAAACATGTTGCAGTTTGAGTTTAGTGCATAACTGATATTTTGTGTTTGATTGTGGCCGAGTAAAGTCTGTGAAAGCGTGAAAGTAGACAGTGAGTCCAGGCTTAAGTGAGAGTGTGCTTTTGTCACTGCTGGATTGATGGTGTCTGCTGCCCCCAGTGTCCACCAGTGGCACTGTCCGGATTCAGTCCTGAAACCATGCCAGCTCTGTTCATGGCATTAACAGTCACTGTTTCTCTTTTTAGGAAAACGGCCATGTCAAAGTGAACGGGGATGCCTCTCCTGCTGCGGCTGAGAATGGCAAAGAGGAGGTGCAGGCCAACGGCAGCGCCACAGCCGAGGAGAGCCCCAAGGAGGAGGCTGACAAGGCCGAGGCTGCCCCTGCTGAGAAGGAAGCTGCAGATGGGGAGAAGGTAGAAGCGGcatctcctgctcctgctcctgctgagGGAGAGGCGGCGGCGGCGAAGCCGGAGGAGGGCGCCACGCCTTCCACCAGCAACGAAACCccgaaaaagaagaagaagaggttcTCCTTCAAGAAGTCGTTCAAGCTCAGCGGCTTTTCTTTCAAGAAGACCAAAAAGGAGACAGGAGAGGGAGCGGAGAACGAGGAGGCGGCTGCGGCAGCAGCATCCACAGAGGAGGCCAAGGCTGAGGGCACAGAGGAGGCAGCGGCTGCTGGTGAGGAGGCCAAGCCTGCTGAGGGGGAGGCTGCACCTGCCGCCGAGCCTGCCAAGGAGGAGGTAGAGGCCAAGCcagaggaggcagcagcagcagcggagaAACCTGCTGAGGAGGCCAAGGAGGCTGCGCCCGCAGAGGAGCCAAAGGCAGAGGAGCCAAAGGTGGAGGAGAAGCCGGCCGAGGAGGCGCCCAAAACAGAGGAGGCCGCCCCGGCCTCACAGGAAGCGGCGTCAGCGGAGgctcctgctgcagccgccgAGGCTGCCGAATAAGTTTCgtaaagagaaagaaattagaaaagaaaaaaaaggagaaaagaagatAATCAAAGAACATTTCCCTGTTTGTATGTTGGAGTGACGCCAGGTCCTGGCTTTGAAGAACTTGTCTGCAACCAGGGATATTTTAaagcttttctttattttttatttttggtttccATTCCCCCCTTACACAAAACCCATCTCCATTCCAACGGGCTAGGGAGGTGGGTGGCTTCGATATGTACAACAGATTAAATACATCCACACTTTGCCATATATTTTTTCATCagtattaaatttttttttttttttggaatttttatacaaaatgtaaacaaaatggtATGGACATGCCCATGGTATGAAGGAGACGGGGGTTAGGCTGTAAATGAAGGGGGGAGGCGAGTTCAGGGAGGGCAGGGGGCGGGCAGGAAGGGGCCTGGGAAATGTGCCACAGACTATTACGAAAAGCGTAGTCTAAAAAAACTATCAGACCAACATCTATATCCACCATGCGGTTTACAACACTAAGTCATTGTTACGATAAGACAAGAAATCCCAGAGTTAGGTATTTAGGAAAGTCATATAAACTCATAGGAGCTTTTCACTTCTCATTAGCTGTACCAGTCAGTGATTCAGTAGAGATACGAGTTGTATAggctttattgtttattgttggttttatgaccttaataaaaatgtaagtaTGTATAGGCGGGGTGTTTTTAACTGTGATTATTGTACAAAATGAAAATCTTGATCTCAAGAAGCACATGAAGTTTGCAGCTCTTTTTTCCACCCGCTCATTTTTGTaagataacaacacacacatacacacacaaagagtcATCCCGGAAGACCTTCTTAAGCAATTTTGAACTCAAAAAACCAAGCTGTGATAAGTGGAATGGTTAACTGTTTATATACTGTGGTATGTTTTTTGATTACAGCAGGCGATGCTTTTTCAGTGGTCTTTGACAAAAATTTAAGGATTCTATCAGATGCAAATGTTTGTGTAGcatcttgtctctctctctctctctctctctctctctctctctctctctctctctctctcttttccttttgtaaatactggagaAGCTTTGACCAGTTTGACTTAGAGATGGAATGTAACTTTGCTTACAAAAAAAATGCTATTAAACTCCTCTGCTTAAGGTGTTCTAATTTTCTGTGAGCACactaaaagcaaaaataaatgtgaataaaatTTGAGCCGCATCTGTCATTATTTGTGTGTCACACATCGTAGAGTGTCATTTTCAAGACTAACTGAGGATTAATGACATCCTGCAATTCACATGGGGGTCAGATAATGGCATAGTACACACTacatggccaaaaatatgtggACACGTGAACATTACACCAATATGCAATTGCTGGACATGTCGATTTAAAACagcattaaagctgcagttatgaaaatttttgtcatatttgctgaagcTATCACTTTATCCAGACAGTAGTACATAaaacagataatctgtgaaaaaaatcatattccttTGCCTCCTCCTAGTGCTTCTAAAAGGCATTTGCAGGAATCCACCGTGCTTGAATgaatcaaccaatcagagcctatgagtctctaacacagctgtcaatcactgctcatgaactgcagtcaaactaggcagcactgatcaaatatcgATCAAGATTCTGCTACTGCATTACCTGTTTCTTACCTCAAACACTTTCAGGAGCATATTTTAGtgaactgtttagctgtaaaatgagatgtcagctgggataataaaatgaatgaatgaatgatgtcggtgaagattctcagtcatccaggtcatggtaatcgtaagtgctatatcgtaggcaactggacttgcttgcgtttcttgaagacgttacACCCCctatccaagaagcttcttcagttctaaatgaacttcgtaccagtcatttagaactgaagaagcatcctggatgagaggcaaaacgtctTCAGGAAACGCAAGcgagtccagttgcctacgatatagcacttacgatgaatgaatgaatgtttccGAAATGGTGGCTGGGTcacaaacgttctcattttacagctaaacagtacacctaaatatatttctgaaaacatttgaggcgataaaaaggcaatgcagtaacagaatcttgatcaGTGTTGCCAGGTTTGACAGTCtgaccacagttcacaagcagtgactgaagctgtgttagagactcctcagctctgattggttgctttTGTTCAGGTGTGGTGGATTcctgcaaatgccattagagcACTAGGTGGAGGCAgagaaacatgatttttttttttttttttttacaggtcaTCTGTCTTGTGCTCTATTGTCAGGAATAGTTgtagcaaatatgacaaaacttatttttaaaagttgccaactgcagctttaatctgTTGCTATAACAGCCTCCACTCTTCTCCTTCCACCAGATTCTGGACCAAAATTGCTTCCAGTTCCCATTTATCCTAAAAAGGTATTGGATGTTGGATGGGTTGAGCTGAGTCAGGTTCTCCCACACCAAACTAGGAAAACAGTTTCCTCATGGACCCGGCTTTGTGCTCAGGAGCATTGTCATGTTCAGACAAGATGTGGACAGGCATGGAATTGCATCTCTCCCACAGATCTGTGTAACGCTATGTAGTAATTTAGTggggagattttttttgtgaagGAAAAAGTGAATAAACGCAATATTTTTTAGGAGCCAATCTTCATTCCACACACCAACCTAAGCTATGTTAAATGCTAACGTGACAAAAACTCACATTAAGGAATTTCACCTAAGTTGGTTTCACGGTCACAGTTGTGTTCTGTACGATGAAATTGCCCCTGAAAATAATGTGATGTCTGGATtctgaaagacaaaaataacagcCAGGGCAATCACAGTGATGCTGCAGTTCAACATCTGGTAGTAAAACCGCACAAAACAAGGCACCTTGCTAAAATCACTAGGTCAGTTATTTGACTGTTCCTAAACACAGTGCATCAGTGTGTCCATTGTATGAATGTACACATCTGTACACTCAAAGCCAAAGGTGAAGTCTGACCTGCAAGCCCTCAGGAAATGCACACAGAGTCGCAGAGTAATGCGACTACATTGTAACACCTTCCTCCTGATTACAAACGCTTGCTGCAATCAGTACCAGCCTCTTATTATACGCATCTCATCTCTCAAGCGCAACCATGACTCATCGTCAGTGGCAACAGGTTTCGATAGAGGCTTACTTACAGAGGTTTGTTTAGAGAGGTTTCATTGGACAAAGGTAGAACTCCATTTCATGTTGAGTAATCCATTAAGACTGATGATTAAAAACAAGCATATGTCCAAAAGGGTACAATACACAGCAGATGTAACTTGGTAATGTACAATGCAAATTAGAAGTAATCAGATTATGAACTCAGATAGTAGGTAGAAGTGGAAGTGCGCAGTGGATGTTGTCTTCATCTCAGACCTGAGACACTCAAGTAATTTTAATCAGGCCTTCCTAATCAATATGTTTTGGTCATGGGTCGTAGCTTTATATGATGTTTACCTAATGTTTAATCTAAGAACATAATAAGAGATTAATGATAATACAGTATAGAAGAGATACTCAACTTGCGGCCTGCAGGCCAGATAGGCTGCTGGGTGGCCTGCCGAGCGACCATTTCCTGatttacaatgaaaataaattgattcacgtgtacataaggtgccagagtgtttaaaaaacatccaaatagagcttgtttatcaaaaataaGTGACAGGGGAGGATCGCTCGGAACCCCTCATGGAGGTCCGGCCTTCAGCCCCTAATGTTCTCAAATCCTAGTAATGCTCCTGCATACACCAGATCTGTGCTGGGCTGCtgtaactggcccctggccccCTGTCCTTTTGTAATAGTGCCCCCCAAGCAAAGCAAGTGATCACTAACTCAGCAGTACAGGCTGTTCAACTTCTATCTGCAAATGAGAACAAGTGGGAAACTCAGGGACCCACTGTCCTTGACAAACTCTGCTCCTCCTGCAAAGAGTTTCTGAAACTCAAGATATGATAAAGCAAGGTAAAAGCCTAAAAACAAGAGTGCCAACCTCCTCAAGCTACCATCACTATACATATCAATGACCAAAACTTAAAGTGGTGATCCTGATCAGGAAGAGGAAAATGAGGATTCATAGTCAAATAAAAAGCAGGCTGAAGCCAGAAGTTTGGGCTAGGATATCAAGTCCCTGAATTCACCTTGCACCATTTCATGGAGGACAGTTTGATTCCAGTAACCTACAAACATCATCCTACCTCAGTCATGGCTCATGTTCATCCTCTGTGGCTTCCAGGCTGGCTTAGCAAAACCCTCTGTATGTGCAAACCATAAATAACATTAAGCTAGTGGCTAAAATTAAAGGTTGCTAGCTTTATCTCTAGTTAGCTTACCTCTCAGTTGGTGCTTGCCTCTGGCGTGGAGCTCCCCTCTGGGCCTGTAAGGCGGCTGTCCCTCACGCCAGACGAACTCCATTTAAAACTCGGacaatttaaagtttatttgacAGCTACGAAGGGAATATTCCAGACAGAGTCCAATGTGCGCATATTTACATATAATTAGGAGATACTTTTCAATTCGGCATGCCTTAAATGCACATAGAAGCCATGACCTGTAAGCAATTTAACCTTTGCTCATTGAGTCGCCTGTCATTATCTGAAGTCTGCCTCCATCAATCCGGTGATGGTGGACAGCGGGAATGAGGAGCTT
The sequence above is drawn from the Epinephelus moara isolate mb chromosome 12, YSFRI_EMoa_1.0, whole genome shotgun sequence genome and encodes:
- the marcksa gene encoding myristoylated alanine-rich protein kinase C substrate a, with the translated sequence MGAQLSKTAGKAETAAEKPGEAAASPTKTNGQENGHVKVNGDASPAAAENGKEEVQANGSATAEESPKEEADKAEAAPAEKEAADGEKVEAASPAPAPAEGEAAAAKPEEGATPSTSNETPKKKKKRFSFKKSFKLSGFSFKKTKKETGEGAENEEAAAAAASTEEAKAEGTEEAAAAGEEAKPAEGEAAPAAEPAKEEVEAKPEEAAAAAEKPAEEAKEAAPAEEPKAEEPKVEEKPAEEAPKTEEAAPASQEAASAEAPAAAAEAAE